The region AATGCTCCCTTTCTGAGAACATCCTCCTCTGTTCGTAGCTGGCTAGTCGACAAGTGAGCCAGGAAGACAGGGTGCAACCACCGATCCCAATGCATGCAAGGGACATGGAGGCGAGATGCAGAGGGTAGAGAGAAGAGGTCTTCTTTGTCACTGCCCGAAGAAACTGAAAATTCAGGATGCCCCCAATGAGTCCACAGATGCAGCAGGCAGAAAAAAGGATCAtctgataagaaaaagaaagggaatgtcAAAATTGAGGAAGCAAAGCTGACCAGAACACAGTGCGCTGTCCTGTGGCACCTCTAGGATGGCAGAGCTGTATTAAAGAGAAGGGGCTTTGGGTGCTTCCTGGAGGACAGGAGCTatcctttctgtgtttctgtgcaATCTGACTCAATGGTGAGAGAGCTGACCACAGTGTTTCAGAATTAATAATT is a window of Vulpes vulpes isolate BD-2025 chromosome 7, VulVul3, whole genome shotgun sequence DNA encoding:
- the TMEM196 gene encoding transmembrane protein 196 isoform X2, which translates into the protein MILFSACCICGLIGGILNFQFLRAVTKKTSSLYPLHLASMSLACIGIGGCTLSSWLTCRLASYEQRRMFSEREHSLHHSHEMAEKEMTDNMSNGGPQLIFNGRV
- the TMEM196 gene encoding transmembrane protein 196 isoform X1, with protein sequence MILFSACCICGLIGGILNFQFLRAVTKKTSSLYPLHLASMSLACIGIGGCTLSSWLTCRLASYEQRRMFSEREHSLHHSHEMAEKRLRAIEITDLPSCPVVPPTPELPTRK